The following are encoded in a window of Flavobacterium psychrotrophum genomic DNA:
- a CDS encoding NUDIX hydrolase: MINKSHKLYHVYEFFTQSNKDYLSNLAVDNVIFGYHEKELKVLLIRNPYIEPWMLPGGYIKKTENVESAAMRVAVQRTGISSNLFLKQFKIFSEPGRNIDPHITPEALTALTGIKFDHTHWLFDQIATVGFYTLTEFSKVVINGNTQDEETCWWDVNNLPALLYDHSQIIAEALEALRNNIYHFPIGLELLPEKFTLPEIRVLYQTILGKEMDDRNFARKLLSQDIIVKLDEVRYTPGHRSPYLYAFNKAAYKSALSEGIFIT; encoded by the coding sequence ATGATCAATAAATCCCACAAGCTTTACCATGTTTATGAGTTTTTTACTCAAAGCAATAAAGATTATTTAAGTAACCTGGCTGTCGATAATGTTATTTTCGGGTATCACGAAAAAGAGCTAAAAGTGCTTCTTATCCGCAATCCCTATATCGAACCGTGGATGCTTCCAGGAGGCTACATCAAAAAAACGGAAAATGTTGAATCAGCTGCAATGCGGGTAGCGGTTCAGCGTACTGGTATTAGTAGTAATCTGTTCCTGAAACAGTTTAAAATATTTAGCGAGCCCGGTCGGAATATTGATCCTCATATCACCCCTGAGGCATTAACTGCCCTTACGGGAATCAAATTTGACCATACACACTGGCTTTTTGATCAAATTGCAACTGTTGGATTTTATACACTTACTGAGTTTTCTAAAGTAGTAATCAATGGCAACACCCAGGATGAGGAAACCTGTTGGTGGGATGTGAATAACCTGCCAGCTCTACTCTATGACCATTCACAGATAATTGCTGAAGCATTGGAAGCATTGCGAAACAATATTTATCACTTTCCAATTGGTTTAGAATTGCTTCCCGAAAAATTTACGTTGCCTGAAATCAGGGTGCTTTACCAGACTATTTTAGGCAAAGAAATGGACGACCGTAACTTTGCAAGAAAATTACTGTCCCAGGATATCATTGTGAAATTAGACGAGGTCAGGTATACCCCTGGCCACAGATCGCCCTACCTGTACGCGTTTAACAAAGCGGCATACAAATCTGCATTAAGTGAAGGTATTTTTATTACCTGA